GTGACCGCGGGCGGATCTGATGCCGCGCCCGGGTCAGTGCGAGCGCGGCGGATCGTGCTGGCCACCAACGCGTTCCCGCCGCTGCTGCGGCGGCTGCGGGCGTACCTGGTGCCGGTCTACGACCACGTGCTCATGACCGAGCCGCTCACCCCAGCCCAGCGGGACGCCATCGGTTGGCGCAACCGGCAGGGGTTGGCCGACACGGCCAACCAGTTCCACTACTACCGGATCACCGCCGACGGGCGGATCCTCTTCGGCGGCTACGACGCGGTCTACCACTACGGCAACCGGGTCGCGCCGGAGCTGGAGCAACGCCCGGCCACCTTCACCACCCTCGCCCAGCACTTCTTCACCACGTTCCCGCAGCTCGCCGACGTGCGCTTCAGCCACCGCTGGGGCGGCGTCATCGACACCTGCACCCGGTTCTGCCCGTTCTTCGGCACCGCGTACGGCGGTCGTCTCGCGTACGCCGCCGGCTACACCGGGCTCGGAGTCGGGGCCACCCGCTTCGGTGCCCGGGTGCTGCTCGACCTGCTGGCCGGCGGGGACACCCCGCTGACCGGGCTCGACCTGGTTCGCCGCAAGCCACTGCCGTTCCCACCGGAACCCGTCCGCGCGATCGGCATCAATCTCACCCGCTGGTCAATGGCCCGCGCCGACGCGCGCGAGGGCCGGCGCGACCTCTGGCTCCGTACTCTCGATCGACTCGGTTTGGGGTTTGATTCCTGATGCGTGTCCTGCTCGTCGGCGCCGGTGGCGTCGGCTCCGCCGCCGTAGCCATCGCCGCCCGACGGTCCTTCTTCGAGACCATGGTGGTCGCCGACCACGACGTCGCCCGCGCCGAGCGCGCGGTCGCCGGGCACGGTGACCGTTTCGTCGCAGCCCAGGTCGACGCGTCCTCGGTCGACGCGGTCACCGCGCTGTGCCGGGAACACCGGATCACCCACGTGCTCAACGCCGTCGACCCGCGGTTCGTCATGCCAGTCTTCAACGGTGCGTTCGCGGCCGACGCGGACTACCTGGACATGGCGATGTCGCTGTCCCACCCGCACCCCGCGCTTCCATACTCCGAGACCGGGGTGAAGCTCGGCGATGACCAGTTCGCCGTCGCGGACCGGTGGTCGGTGGCCGGTCGGCTGGCGCTGTGCGGCATCGGGGTCGAGCCCGGCCTGTCCGACGTGTTCGCCCGCTACGCCGCCGACGAACTCTTCAGCGAGATCGACGAGATCGGCGTCCGGGACGGGGCGAACCTCACCGTCGACGGCTACGACTTCGCGCCCTCGTTCTCCATCTGGACCACCATCGAGGAGTGCCTCAACCCGCCCGTGGTCTGGGAGAAGGACCGGGGCTGGTTCACCACCGAACCGTTCTCCGAGCCGGAGATCTTCCACTTCCCGGAGGGGATCGGGCCGGTCGAGTGCGTCAACGTCGAGCACGAGGAGGTGCTGCTCATCCCGCGCTGGGTCAAGGCCAGGCGGGTCACCTTCAAGTACGGCCTCGGAGACGAATTCATCGAGGTGCTCAAGACACTGCACAAGCTCGGCCTGGACGCGGTCTCCCCGGTGCGGGTACGCGGCGTCGAGGTGTCGCCACGCGACGTGGTGGCCGCCAGCCTGCCCGACCCGGCGACCCTCGGCGATCGGATGCGCGGCAAGACCTGCGCCGGCACCTGGGTGCGTGGCCTCGGCCCGCAGGGGCAGCCCCGGGAGGTCTACCTCTACCACGTGGTCGACAACGAGTGGTCGATGCGGGAGTACGGGCATCAGGCGGTGGTCTGGCAGACCGCCGTCAACCCGGTCGTCGCGTTGGAACTGCTCGCCACCGGCGCGTGGTCCGGTGTCGGGGTACTCGGGCCGGAGGCCCTGCCCCCCACGCCCTTCCTCGACCTGCTGAACGGCTACGGCTCGCCCTGGGGCATGGAGGAGCGTTGAGTCCGCCATGCTGACGGCATCTCGACACATCGTCCGTCGCCCCCTGAGGATCGACTATGGGATGACGCGATGCGCGGGCATTGGCGGAGATTCGCGGCTTTCGTAGGTCGGTGACAGCCACCGATCGGCCCTGCCCGGCCACCCTGGAGGGTTGCCGCAGGTGCCGACTCGTCGTCAGAGAAATCGCCCACCGATCCGTCCTGCGAAGCGAAAGGTGCAGGTGACAAGCACGACGGGGGATATTGCACGCAGTGTTTGCGACGACACTCATCGCCGTGACTATGCAACCACCGCAGAATCCTGGGCCGCCGCACTCACCGTCCTTCGGCCCGGGGCCGCGACCACCCGCCGCCCCGAACTGGTTCCGCCGGGCCAGCCCGGGCAGCCGCGTCGTCGTGATCCTCGGCTCGGTGGCCCTGTCGATCCTGCTGCTCTGCTGCGCCGGTACCGCCATCGTCGGCGTGCTCACCGGCGAGCCGGAGCCCACCCGTACCGGCACCGCGGCCGAGGCGCAGCAACCCATCGTGGCGGCGCCCGCCGAGCCGGCCGAGGAGACTCCCGCCCAGGAGGTGTCGCCGATAGCCGCACCCACCACCGCGCCGCCGCCGGCCTCGCCGAGCACGTCCAGTGCCGCACCCCCAGCCGTACCCGTGGTGCAGGTGACAACCGTGACCGAGCAGGCCGCGATCCGGTACGGCGAGCGGACCGTCAAGGACCCGTCCCTGGCCGAGGGCAAACGGGTCATCCGGACCAAGGGCGTGAACGGTGTCCGGACGCTGACGTACGAGGTGACCACCACGGACGGGGTGCGGACGGCCAAGAAGCTCGTCAAGTCCACCGTGACGAAGCAGGCGGTGACCCAGGTCGTCGCCGTCGGCACCAAGAAGGCGCAGTCGTCGAAGTGCGACCCCAACTACAGCGGCTGCGTCCCGATCGCCAGCGACGTCGACTGTGCCGGCGGCAGCGGTAACGGCCCCGCCTACGTCAGTGGACCCATCAGAGTGATCGGCAACGACATCTACGACCTAGACCGCGACGGCGACGGCATAGCCTGCGACTAACCCCCGCCCCTGCCCCCGCCCCGCCCCCGCCCGCCCCCGCCCGCCCCCGCGCCCCCGCCCCCTCGTCCCGCGATCTTGCAGTTTCGGCCTCGGCTTTCCGTGCCTTACGGACAATTCAGCGACCGAAAGTGCAAGATCACGGGGTGGTTGGGGTGGGCTAGCAGAGAGGGCGAGGTTGCGGGGGTTGTCCACAGGGAGGGAACTTATCCACAGGGGAGTGGTTGGAGGTATTGCGGAGCGGTGGGGGTCGTCAGGCTGGGCGGCGTGGCTACCCAGATGTGGCGTACGGATGCGCTGATGCAAGCCCTTACCGTGCGGCGGATTCGCACCCGACTCGCTCGTGAGGAGTTGCTGCGGGTCCGTCGCGGCGTTTACGCCGACCAGCCCTGCGGCGACGGGGACGAGCTACGTGCCCTCATGCTTCGGCTGCCCGGTGAGGCCATGCTGACCAGGCAGAGCGCGGCGCGACGGCACGGCTTCGGCGTGTTGCGTGAAGACGTGGTCCACATCCAACTGCCCGCATCGGTGCCTAAGCCCCGGCTTCCCGGGCTGGTCGTACACCACTCGACCCTTCCCGTGCTTCCGGTCCTCGTCGGGGGTGTGCCCTGCGTCCCAGCGGCCCGTTGCGCGGTTGATCTCGCACGCGCCGTCCGACGACTGGACGCCCTGCCCGTGCTCGACGCGGCGCTGCGGACAGGCTCGGTGACACGGGACGCACTGCTGGAGGAGGTGTCGGCCCATCGTGCGCTGCGCGGCGTCCGGCAGGTGCGCGAACTTGTGCCGTTGGCGGACGGTCGGGCGGAGTGTCGGCAGGAGAGCCAGCTCCGCCTGACGTTGATCGACGGACGCCTGCCGCCACCGGAGCCGCAGCTGTGGGTGCACGACCGCCACGGCATCCGTCTCTACCGGCTGGACCTGGGCTACCGGGAGCGCCGGGTTGGCATCGAGTACGACGGGTCGTCTCACCTGGACCGCGATTGCCTGCGGCGCGACCGGGAACGCATCAACTGGCTCGACGCGAACGGCTGGCGCATGCGCTATTTCACCGACCGCGACCTCTACCAGCGCCCTACCTACATCACCACCACCATCCGCGCAGCCCTCTCCTGACCCCACCCCACCCCTCACCCCGCGCCCCCGCCCCTCGCCCCCAGGCCCTCCCTCCCCCAGACCCTCCTCCCGCCCCGCGATCTTGCACTTTATGCCTGAACTATTGCCACAAACCCGACGCATCGCCGACACAAAGTGCAAGATCGCGGGGCGGGGGCGGGGTGGGGGTGGGGGTGGGGTGGGGGTTTTACGTGGGTAGGTGGGAGCGGATTAGGAAGCGGAGGCCGTCTGGGGCTTCCAGGGAGAAGCCGCTGCCTCTTCCCGGCACCACGTCGACGGTTAGCCGAGTGTGTTTCCACAGTTCCCACTGGGACTTTGATATCCAGAAATCGACCGGCTCGGACACCCCGTCCACGGAGAGCGATTCGAGCAGGACGTCGGACGAGCCGGTGCGGAACTCGCCCGCCGGGAAGCACATCGGGGCGCTGCCGTCGCAGCAGCCGCCGGACTGGTGGAACATCAGCGGCCCGTGCCGCCCCCGCAGCGACCGGATCAACTCGGCCGCGGCGGGGGTGACGGAGACGACGGGCATCAGAAGAAGCCGAGCTTCTTGGTGGAGTAGCTGACCAGCAGGTTCTTGGTCTGCTGGTAGTGCTCCAGCATCATCTTGTGGTTTTCCCGCCCGATGCCGGACTGCTTGTACCCGCCGAACGCCGCGTGCGCGGGGTACGCGTGGTAGCAGTTCGTCCACACCCGGCCGGCCTGGATGGCCCGCCCGGCTCGATACGCGGTGTTCATGTCCCGGGTCCAGACGCCGGCGCCCAGCCCGTACAGGGTGTCGTTGGCGGTCTTGACGGCGTCGTCGAGGTCGGCGAACGAGGTCACGGAGACCACCGGCCCGAAGATCTCCTCCTGGAAGATCCGCATCGAGTTGTCGCCCTCGAAGATGGTCGGCTCGACGTAGTACCCGCCCGACAACTCGCCGCCCAGGTCCGCGCGTGACCCGCCGGTGAGCACCCGGGCGCCCTCCTGCCGGCCGATGTCCAGGTAGGACAGGATCTTTTCAAGTTGGTCGTTGGAGGCCTGCGCCCCGATCATCGTGTCGGTGTCCAGGGGATGCCCCTGCACGATCTGCTCGGTGCGGGAGACCGCGGCGGCGAGGAAGTCGCTGTAGTGGCCCTGCTGGATCAGCGCCCGGGACGGGCAGGTGCAGACCTCGCCCTGGTTGAGCGCGAACATGGTGAAGCCTTCCAGGGCCTTGTCCAGGAAGTCGTCGGATGCGGCGCTGACGTCGTCGAAGAAGATGTTCGGGCTCTTGCCGCCCAGCTCCAGGGTGACCGGTTTGATGTTCTCACTGGCGTACTGCATGATCAGCCGCCCGGTGGTGGTCTCGCCGGTGAACGCGACCTTGGCCACCCGGGACGAGGACGCCAGCGGCTTGCCGGCCTCCACCCCGAAGCCGTTGACGATGTTGAGCACCCCCGGCGGCAGCAGGTCCGCCACCAGCGACAACCAGTAGTGGATGGACGCCGGGGTCTGCTCGGCCGGCTTGAGCACCACGGCGTTGCCGGCGGCCAGCGCGGGCGCCAGTTTCCAGGTGGCCATCAGGATTGGGAAGTTCCACGGGATGATCTGCCCGACCACGCCGAGCGGCTCGTGGAAGTGGTACGCCACGGTGTCGTCGTCGAGCTCGCCAAGTGAGCCCTCCTGAGCCCGGATCGCCCCGGCGAAGTAGCGGAAATGGTCGATGGCGAGCGGGATGTCGGCAGCGAGCGTCTCCCGGACCGGTTTGCCGTTCTCCCAGCTCTCGGCGATGGCCAGGGATTCCAGGTTCTCCTGCATGCGGTCGGCGATCCGATTGAGGATGAGCGCCCGTTCGGCCACCGAGGTGCGGCCCCAGGCGTCGGCTGCGCCGTGCGCGGCGTCCAGGGCCTTCTCCACGTCGGGGGCGGTGCCTCGGGCCACCTCGGTGAAGGTCTGCCCGGTGACCGGGGTGGGGTTCTCGAAGTAGTCGCCGCCGTGCGGCTTGACGTATTCGCCGCCGATGAAGTGGTCGTAACGGGACTGCCAGTGGGTGGGCGCGTCGTAGCGCGTCATGGTTACCTCCGCCGTCGTGGTGCGGGTGTGCCGACGGCGACGCTAGTTTCAGGAACGTTGCAGCCACGTTGCGCGCGGTAGGTCGTACTCCCCGGCGAGCTGGTCGATGCGGGCGAGGGCGAGCGGCCGGCGCGGCGCGCCCACCGGCAACGCCCGCGCCAGGGCCTGCCAGGCGGTCAGGTCGTCGGCGCCGGCTGGCGTCGCGGTCCACCCCGCGAGCAGCGCCGGGTCCGCGGCGGCCAGCACGGCCGCGCGGAGCTGGCCGTCGATCAGCCGGCGCAGTCGCGTCACTCCCGGCGCGTCCGAGCCGGGCAGCAAGGGCCCGGAGTACGCGTCGAGCGCGCCCCCGGGGTCGCCCCGGTCCAACCGGTCGGCGACGGTGGTGAAGTCGGCGCGGACGGTGCCGCGCAGCCGGTAGGGGCGGGAGTCGAGCAGCTCGGGGCCGAGCGCCCGGCGCAGCCGGGACAGCTCCGCGCGCAGGGTGACCGGGTGCAGTCGGTCGTCGCCGTACAGGTCGAGGCCGAGTTGTTCGCCGGTGCGCCCCTCGGGGTGGTGGAGCAGCAGCACCAGCAGCTCGCTGTGCCGACGGCCCAGCCGGACGCGCCGCCCGTCGACCCGCAGCTCCGCCTCGTCCCGGCCGAGCGCGGTCACGGTGGCCACGCCCGGCTCCACCGGCCGGTCGGTGGCGAGCTGTGCCTCGGCGGCCCGGGCGGTGGCCCGCACCAGTGCGAGGCTGTGCGGGTTGGCCAGGTGGTCACCGCCGGTGATGTCGACCGCGCCGAGCAGAAGCCCGGTGGCCGGGTCGTGGATCGGCGCGGCGGCGCAGGTCCAGCGTTGCACCCGCCGGCTGAAGTGCTCGGTGGCGAAGATCTGCACGCTGTGGTCGACGGCCAGGGCGGTGCCGGGGGCGTTGGTGCCGGCGTGCTTCTCGTCCCAGCGTGCGCCAGGCACGAAGTTCATCCGCTCGGCGTGCCGGAGCACCCCCGGGTGGCCCTCCACCCAGAGCAGCCGCCCGTACGCGTCGCAGACCGCCATCAGGTGCGCGCCGTCCTGTGCGATTCCGCCGAGCAGGTCCCGGAAGAGCGGCAGCACCCGGGCCAGCGGGTGCGCGGCCCGGTAGCCCGCCAGTGCGTCGTCGGTCAGGTCGACCGGCGGGGTGGCCTCCGGGTCCAGTCGGGCGGATCGTTCCCAGGAGCGGCGAACCACCTCGCGAACCCGCTGTGGCGCGGCTCCGGCGGCGAGGAACGCCTCGTGGGCGGCGCCCACCTGCGCGATCCGCTCCGCCGGATCCGCGCCGAACTCCAGGGCGAGCCACGGGTCAGCCATCGGGCGACCTCCTCGACGCCCATCGTGACGCAGCTCACCCCCGATCGCCAACCGCTCGATCCGGTCGGGACGGTGGGCGCAGACGGCATGAGGCGGGACGAAGCCCGCAGAGTCTGGGTTGCGATGGTTTGTCCGTCGGACGCTGCCGTGGAAGATGACTTCGGAGGGTGCTTACAGAACCCTTAACCCGGGCCTGCGACCGTATGCCGGGCAAGCCGAACTCGGGGGAGCGGACAACGTGCGGGTGCTGGTGGCGGACGACGAGCGATTGTTGGCGGACACGGTGGCCGAAGGTCTGCGCCGCTTTTCGATGGCCGTCGACGTCTGCTACGACGGTGCCGGTGCGCTGGAGCGGATCGGAGTGAACCGGTACGACGTCGCGGTACTCGACCGGGACATGCCGGGGCACACCGGCGACGAGGTGTGCCGCAGCATCGCCGACGCACAGGTCGGCACCCGGGTGCTCCTACTCACCGCGGCGGCCGGCATCCGGGACCGGGTGGAGGGCCTCGGGCTCGGCGCGGACGACTACCTGACCAAGCCGTTCGCCTTCGCCGAGTTGGTGGCCCGGGTGCAGGCTCTCGGTCGACGCTCCACCCCGGCGCTGCCACCGGTGCTCGCCCAGGATGGCCTGGTGCTGGACGAGGGGCGGCACGTGGCGACCCGGGACGGCCGCCCGCTCGCGTTGAGCCCGAAGGAGTTCGCCGTGCTGCACGTGCTGCTGCGCGCGGACGGGCAGGTGGTCAGCGCCGAGGATTTGCTGGAGCAGGCCTGGGACGAGTTCGCCGACCCGTTCACCAACGCCGTGCGGGTCACCGTGATGACCCTGCGCAGGAAGCTCGGTGATCCCGCGATCATCCACACGGTTCCGAAGGCCGGCTACCGCATCGGCGGCACCGCATGAGCTGGACCCCCCGACGTCGGGTGTTGCTGGTTGGCCTGCTGGCGCTGCTGGTCGGGCCGGTGCTGCCGGCGGTCGGCAGGTGGCTGTTCGAGCTGATCTGGGTCCGTGGCCAGCAGGCCTGTGACCTACCGGTGCCCGGGGTGACGACGGTGTGCGCCGACATACGCGCGGGGGCGTTCGTGTTGCCCGTGTTGGCCGTGCTGCTCGTGGTCCTGACCACCTTGGTGGCGCTCTGGTTCGGCGCGGCGTGGTGCCTGCGCCCGGTCCGTGACCTGGCCGGGCCGATCGAGCACCTCGGCCCGCAGAACCTCGGTCACCGGATCCGGCCCCGCGGCCGTGACGAGCTGGCTCGGCTGTCCCGGGCGATCGACGAGATGATGGAACGCGTCTCCGCCGGCTACGAGGGGCAGCGGCGGTTCGCGGCGAACGCCTCGCACGAGCTGCGTACCCCCCTCGCGGTGCAGCGGACGCTCATCGAGGTCGGCATGGCCCGTGCGCTCACCGGCGAGCAGTTGGAGCTGTTGACCGGCCAACTGCTGGAGACCAACGAGCGCAACGAGCGGCTGATCGAGGGCCTGCTCGCGCTCAGCGAGAGCGACCAGGGCCTGCGATCGCGGATACCGCAGCGGCTCGACACGATTGTCGAGGCGGTGCTCGCCGGGTACCAGGATCGTGCTCGGGAGGCCGAGGTCACCATCGACACCCATCTCGCTCCCCGGGTCGTCGTCGGCGAACGGGTGCTGCTGGAGCGTCTGGTCACCAACCTGGTGGAGAACGGGCTCAAGTACAACCGGCGCGGCGGTTCGCTGACCGTCACGGTGGGCGGTGCGCCCGCGCTGTCCGTGGTCAACACCGGCCAGCCCGTGCCGGCCGAAGCGGTGGCCGGTCTCTTCGAGCCGTTCCGCCGGCTCGCCCGGGACCGCACCTCGCACGGCGGAGGCGCCGGCCTGGGCCTGGCCATCGCCCGCTCGATCACCCAGGCGCACGACGGCATCATCGCGGCCCGGCCCGCCGAGCACGGCGGCCTACGGGTCGACGTCCAACTACCCCACCTGACCTAACCCGCACACCCACATCGCCGGGGTCCGCGTACCGCTGGATCCCACCTGAGGCGTGCCCGAAAACAGTGCCCGAGAACAGCGAGGAGAAACGATGTCACGCACCGTTGGCCAGGTTCGGGCCGATGTCGAGGAGGCCGCCCGCTGGCTTTCCGGCCGCGTGGTCCGCACACCCGTGCTGCGGTCCTCGGTGATCGACGGACTGGCCGGGGCTCGCGTCCTGCTGAAGGCGGAGAATCTCCAGAACGGCGGCTCGTACAAGATGCGTGGCGCGCTGCGGGCGGTTGGCCGGCTCGCCTCGGCCGGACACACCGGGGTGATCGCGCAGAGCACCGGCAACCACGCGGTGGCGGTGGCGTTGGCGGCCCGGGAGCACGGACTGGCGGCGACGGTGGTGCTGCCGGTCGACGCGGCGCCGACGAAGGTCGACCGGGCGCGCGCGGCGGGGGCGCGGGTGGTGTTCGCCGGCACCGACGTCGGGGAGCGGGTCGCGGCGGCCAACGGGCTCAGCGACGAGAGCGGTCACCCCGTGATCGACGCGTACGACCACCCGGACGTCATCGCCGGGCAGGGCACTGCCAGCCTGGAGCTGATCGAGGAGGCCGAGCGCGCGGGCACACCGCTGGACGCGCTGGTCGTACCGGTCGGGGGTGGTGGCGGGGTGGCGGGCGCCTGCCTGGCCGCCGCCGGCACCGGCATCGAGGTGTACGGCGTGGAACCGGCAGGTTGTGACTCGCTCGCCCGCAGCCTGGCGGCCGGTGAGCGTGTCCCGGTCGCGCCGGCGCCGACGATCGCGGACGGGCTGCGGCCGTCCTGCGTGGGTGAGCTGCCGTTCGCGATCGTGCGGAACGTGCTGCGCGGGGTCGTCCGGGTCGACGACGACGAGATCGGGGCGGCGTTCCGGTTGATCCTGATGGAACTCAAGGTGCTCGTCGAGCCGTCCGGGGCGGCTGGCCTGGCCGGCGTGCTCCGGCTCGCCCCCGAAGCTGACCGGCGGCGGACGGTCGGCGTGGTGCTGACCGGCGGCAACGTCGAGGCGGCGCTGGTGGCCCGGTTGACGGTCGGGCGACCCGCCGTGGTGACGACTGTGGAAGGGGTGGCGGCGTGAGCGCCCCAACTCGGATCGGGATTCTGTTCGGTGGACCGTCGGCGGAGCACGAGGTGTCCTGCGCGTCCGCGCTCGGGGTGGTCCGGGCGCTGGCTGGCGGCGGTTATCGCACGGTCGCCATCGGCGTCACCCGCAGCGGCGGGTTTCGGCTGATGCCCGACGCGCTGCTGGCCGAGTTGCGTGACCGGCCGGCCGGCGAGCGGGCCATCGACGACCGCCTGGTGGTGACCGGGCCGGCCGTCGAGTTGCGGGCCGGTCCGCGTCCGGGCGTCGTGCAGGTGTCCGCCGGTAACGCCCCCGGCGCGGTGCACGCCGAGCTCGACGTGGTCTTCCCGGTCCTGCACGGCCCGTTCGGTGAGGACGGTGTGGTGCAGGGGCTGTTGGAGTCGCTGAACGTGCCGTACGTCGGGTGCGGCATCCTCGCCTCGGCGGTGGGCATGAACAAGGTGGCGATGAAGCGGGCGCTGCGTGCCGAGGGCATCCCGGTCACCCCGCATGTCGCGTTCGACGCGCAGACCTACCGGGCGGCCGATGACCCGGAGAAGCTGGTGGTCGGGCTGCGCCGGCCGCTCTTCGTCAAACCGGCCAGCATGGGTTCCTCGATCGGCATCTCCCGGGTCGGTGCGGGCGACGACCTGGCTGCTGCCGTGGAGGAGGCGCTTCGCCACGACCAACTCGTCATTGTCGAGCAGGGGGTTACCGGCCGGGAGTTGGAGTGCGCGGTGCTCGGTGGCTGGCGCCCCGAGGCGTCGGCGGTGGGTGAGGTACGGGTCGCTGGCGGATGGTTCGACTACCAGCAGAAGTACTTCGGCGACGCCGACCCGATGATCGTTCCGGCCGTGCTGCCGGACGAGGTGACCGAGCGGGTCCGCGAGCTGTCGCTGCGCGCGTTCGCCGCGATCGGCGGGTGGGGCCTGGCCCGGGTCGACTTCTTCTACGACGAGACGACCGGCGAGGTGTACGTCAACGAGCTGAACACCATGCCCGGCTTCACCGCGCACTCGATGTATCCGAAGGTGTGGGCGGCTGTCGGTGTCGGCTACCGGGAGGTGGTGGACCGACTCGTCGAGTTGGCCCGTACCCGGCACGCCGAACGGCCCGTGACCACTGCGGGGAGCGTCCGATGATCCTGCTCTCCGATTCCCGGGTGGCGGCCGTGCCCAGCGCCGATGACGGCGACCCGTTGGTGGACCTGCGTGAGCTGCCGGAGTTGCGGCTCGACGGCCGGGCGGTCGACCCCGTCGGGGCGTACGCCCGGCTGCGCGCCGGAGTCGTGGACCGCCTGTTGGCCGCGCAGCGTGCCCTGCCCAGCGGGATGCGCCTGCTTGTCGTCGAGGGATACCGGCCGTACCAGGCGCAGCTGGCCATCTTCGCTGGCTACCGGGACGAACTGCGCCGACGGCACCCGGACTGGTCGCCGCAGCGGCTGCACCGGGAGACCGCCAAGTTCGTCTCGCCGGTCGAGGTGGCCCCACACAGCACGGGCGGGGCCGTGGACCTGACGCTGTGCACCGACGACGGCGTGGAACTGGACCTGGGCACGGCCATCGACGCCACCCCGGAGGACAGCGCCGACGCCTGCTTCACCGACGCACCCACCGTCGGCGCAACCGCCCGCCGGCACCGGCAGATCATGGTGGACGCTCTCGGCGGTGCCGGGATGGTGAACTACCCGACCGAGTGGTGGCACTGGTCGTACGGGGACCGTTACTGGGCGCTGATCACCGGTGCGCCGCACACCCGGTACGGGCCGGTGGACCTGGCTGCCGCGCGATCGATACCCGTGCCGGCTGAACGGTAGGAGCCTCCCGTCCGTACCAGGTGAGTGAAGGACACCACCGAGGACGGGAGTGACGGCGATGAGGGTGCAGCGCAGGCACGTGCTGGCGGCGACCGTGGCGGTGCTCGCCGCAGCGGGTGTGGCGGTGGGGACCAGCTTCGGGTTCGCTGACACCTCCCCGGCACGGTCGTCTGTCTGCTCCGGCTCCGTCACCTTCTCGGCGGAGGGCGGGGCGCCGGCGGCGACCAGCGACCGTTTCCCGGTGGGTACCCGGCTGCGGGTGACCAACCTCGACAACAATCGGGCGGCCACGGTGACGGTGACCGGCCCGTCGGGCAGTTGTGTGCTGCTCAACGCGGCGGCCATGGAGCTGGTCCGGGAGCCGGGGAAGAACGTGATCCGCCGCAACGTGGTGGAACGGCTGGACGGGG
The window above is part of the Micromonospora sp. LH3U1 genome. Proteins encoded here:
- a CDS encoding NAD(P)/FAD-dependent oxidoreductase, with translation MTLPHTGRALADAAPVPYWLDRPDRPDPLPPLVGRQTADLLVIGGGYGGLWAALLAKQADPDRDVLLVDAGTCGWAASGRNGGFCAASLTHGLANGVDRFPDEVGELERLGRENLNAIADTVDEFGIDCDFERTGELAVAVEPYQLDGLTADAELARRYGHQVRLLDRDEVRAEVHSPTYLGGMFDADRVAMVDPAKLAWGLRRACLDLGVRVHEHTRVTGLRADGAALHAVTAGGSDAAPGSVRARRIVLATNAFPPLLRRLRAYLVPVYDHVLMTEPLTPAQRDAIGWRNRQGLADTANQFHYYRITADGRILFGGYDAVYHYGNRVAPELEQRPATFTTLAQHFFTTFPQLADVRFSHRWGGVIDTCTRFCPFFGTAYGGRLAYAAGYTGLGVGATRFGARVLLDLLAGGDTPLTGLDLVRRKPLPFPPEPVRAIGINLTRWSMARADAREGRRDLWLRTLDRLGLGFDS
- a CDS encoding saccharopine dehydrogenase family protein produces the protein MRVLLVGAGGVGSAAVAIAARRSFFETMVVADHDVARAERAVAGHGDRFVAAQVDASSVDAVTALCREHRITHVLNAVDPRFVMPVFNGAFAADADYLDMAMSLSHPHPALPYSETGVKLGDDQFAVADRWSVAGRLALCGIGVEPGLSDVFARYAADELFSEIDEIGVRDGANLTVDGYDFAPSFSIWTTIEECLNPPVVWEKDRGWFTTEPFSEPEIFHFPEGIGPVECVNVEHEEVLLIPRWVKARRVTFKYGLGDEFIEVLKTLHKLGLDAVSPVRVRGVEVSPRDVVAASLPDPATLGDRMRGKTCAGTWVRGLGPQGQPREVYLYHVVDNEWSMREYGHQAVVWQTAVNPVVALELLATGAWSGVGVLGPEALPPTPFLDLLNGYGSPWGMEER
- a CDS encoding G5 domain-containing protein; protein product: MQPPQNPGPPHSPSFGPGPRPPAAPNWFRRASPGSRVVVILGSVALSILLLCCAGTAIVGVLTGEPEPTRTGTAAEAQQPIVAAPAEPAEETPAQEVSPIAAPTTAPPPASPSTSSAAPPAVPVVQVTTVTEQAAIRYGERTVKDPSLAEGKRVIRTKGVNGVRTLTYEVTTTDGVRTAKKLVKSTVTKQAVTQVVAVGTKKAQSSKCDPNYSGCVPIASDVDCAGGSGNGPAYVSGPIRVIGNDIYDLDRDGDGIACD
- a CDS encoding DUF559 domain-containing protein, with translation MATQMWRTDALMQALTVRRIRTRLAREELLRVRRGVYADQPCGDGDELRALMLRLPGEAMLTRQSAARRHGFGVLREDVVHIQLPASVPKPRLPGLVVHHSTLPVLPVLVGGVPCVPAARCAVDLARAVRRLDALPVLDAALRTGSVTRDALLEEVSAHRALRGVRQVRELVPLADGRAECRQESQLRLTLIDGRLPPPEPQLWVHDRHGIRLYRLDLGYRERRVGIEYDGSSHLDRDCLRRDRERINWLDANGWRMRYFTDRDLYQRPTYITTTIRAALS
- a CDS encoding DUF779 domain-containing protein produces the protein MPVVSVTPAAAELIRSLRGRHGPLMFHQSGGCCDGSAPMCFPAGEFRTGSSDVLLESLSVDGVSEPVDFWISKSQWELWKHTRLTVDVVPGRGSGFSLEAPDGLRFLIRSHLPT
- the adh gene encoding aldehyde dehydrogenase, with product MTRYDAPTHWQSRYDHFIGGEYVKPHGGDYFENPTPVTGQTFTEVARGTAPDVEKALDAAHGAADAWGRTSVAERALILNRIADRMQENLESLAIAESWENGKPVRETLAADIPLAIDHFRYFAGAIRAQEGSLGELDDDTVAYHFHEPLGVVGQIIPWNFPILMATWKLAPALAAGNAVVLKPAEQTPASIHYWLSLVADLLPPGVLNIVNGFGVEAGKPLASSSRVAKVAFTGETTTGRLIMQYASENIKPVTLELGGKSPNIFFDDVSAASDDFLDKALEGFTMFALNQGEVCTCPSRALIQQGHYSDFLAAAVSRTEQIVQGHPLDTDTMIGAQASNDQLEKILSYLDIGRQEGARVLTGGSRADLGGELSGGYYVEPTIFEGDNSMRIFQEEIFGPVVSVTSFADLDDAVKTANDTLYGLGAGVWTRDMNTAYRAGRAIQAGRVWTNCYHAYPAHAAFGGYKQSGIGRENHKMMLEHYQQTKNLLVSYSTKKLGFF
- a CDS encoding GAF domain-containing protein, coding for MADPWLALEFGADPAERIAQVGAAHEAFLAAGAAPQRVREVVRRSWERSARLDPEATPPVDLTDDALAGYRAAHPLARVLPLFRDLLGGIAQDGAHLMAVCDAYGRLLWVEGHPGVLRHAERMNFVPGARWDEKHAGTNAPGTALAVDHSVQIFATEHFSRRVQRWTCAAAPIHDPATGLLLGAVDITGGDHLANPHSLALVRATARAAEAQLATDRPVEPGVATVTALGRDEAELRVDGRRVRLGRRHSELLVLLLHHPEGRTGEQLGLDLYGDDRLHPVTLRAELSRLRRALGPELLDSRPYRLRGTVRADFTTVADRLDRGDPGGALDAYSGPLLPGSDAPGVTRLRRLIDGQLRAAVLAAADPALLAGWTATPAGADDLTAWQALARALPVGAPRRPLALARIDQLAGEYDLPRATWLQRS
- a CDS encoding response regulator transcription factor, which produces MRVLVADDERLLADTVAEGLRRFSMAVDVCYDGAGALERIGVNRYDVAVLDRDMPGHTGDEVCRSIADAQVGTRVLLLTAAAGIRDRVEGLGLGADDYLTKPFAFAELVARVQALGRRSTPALPPVLAQDGLVLDEGRHVATRDGRPLALSPKEFAVLHVLLRADGQVVSAEDLLEQAWDEFADPFTNAVRVTVMTLRRKLGDPAIIHTVPKAGYRIGGTA